The sequence CCGCGCCTGAGGGAATGAAGCTCAGGCTCGACATCGCCGCGCAGATGGGCGCGCGGCTCGGCAACAACATCGATCCGCTCGACCTGCTCGAATTCGCCGCCGCTGATGCGGCGTCGATCGAAACGCGCAAAACCATCGAGCGCGCGGAATCGCGCCAGCAGGCGCTGGCGCTATTGCTGATGTCGCCCGAGATGCAGAGGAGATGAAGATGATCGACTGCGTCGAGAACCGGCTCCTCACCTCGCGCCGTGGCCTCTTGCTGGGCGGCGCCTCGTTCGCGGCCTGGGCCTATTTGCCGAAATTCGCGCGCGCGGCCGACGGCCGCGATCCGCGGTTGGTCGTGGTGATCCTGCGCGGCGCGCTCGATGGGCTCTCGACCGTCGCGCCGGTCGGTGATCCCGATTATGCCGGCCTGCACGGCTCCATCGCGCTCGCGGTGGATGGCGCGCATCCCGCGCTCAAGCTCGACAGCTTCTTCGCGCTGCATCCGGCGATGCCGGAATTCGCGCGGATGTACCGCGATGGGCATGCTGCGGTGATCCACGCGGTCGCGACGCCCTATCGCGACCGCTCGCATTTCGACGGCCAGGACGTGCTCGAAAGCGGCTATGCGGGCCCGGGCCGGGTGCAATCCGGCTGGCTCAACCGCGCGCTGGAAACGCTGCCGCGCGGCGAGCGCGTGTCAAGCGGTCTTGCGGTCGGCCCGACCACGCCGCTGGTGCTGCGCGGCAATGCGCCGACCGTCGGCTGGGCGCCGGTGGCGCTGCCGCAGGCCGATGACGACACCGCGATGCGTCTCGTCGATCTCTATCGCCACCGCGATCCCGCACTGGCCGCGGCGCTGTCGCAAGGCCTTCAGCTGGAAAAGGCTGCCAACGGCGATGACATGAAGCGCAAGCCCGGCAACCAGCTTGCGCAGATGCGTCAGGTTGCGCGCGGCGCGGCGAAGCTGATGGCGGCGGACGATGGCCCGCGCATTGCTGCGCTCGCCTTCGACGGTTGGGACACCCACGCCAATGAAGGCGGCCCGGTGGGGCGTCTCGCCTTCCTGCTCGGCGGGCTCGACGGCGCGTTCGCCGAATTCGAAAGCGGCCTTGGCGATCGCTGGCGCGATACCGTCGTCCTCGTCGCCACCGAGTTCGGCCGCACCGCGCGCGTCAACGGCACCGACGGCACCGACCACGGCACCGGAACGATCGCGCTGCTCGCCGGCGGCGCCGTGAAAGGCGGCCGTGTCATCTCCGACTGGCCCGGCCTCAAGCCCGCGAACTTGTATGACGGCCGCGACCTCAAGCCGACGACAGATCTGCGCTCGGTGATCAAGGGCGCGCTGCAGGGCCAGTTCGGCCTGTCCGACCGCGTGCTGGCGGAGACGGTGTTTCCGGACAGCGCGGCAGCAAAGCCGATGAAGGGGCTGGTTGCTTA comes from Bradyrhizobium diazoefficiens and encodes:
- a CDS encoding DUF1501 domain-containing protein is translated as MIDCVENRLLTSRRGLLLGGASFAAWAYLPKFARAADGRDPRLVVVILRGALDGLSTVAPVGDPDYAGLHGSIALAVDGAHPALKLDSFFALHPAMPEFARMYRDGHAAVIHAVATPYRDRSHFDGQDVLESGYAGPGRVQSGWLNRALETLPRGERVSSGLAVGPTTPLVLRGNAPTVGWAPVALPQADDDTAMRLVDLYRHRDPALAAALSQGLQLEKAANGDDMKRKPGNQLAQMRQVARGAAKLMAADDGPRIAALAFDGWDTHANEGGPVGRLAFLLGGLDGAFAEFESGLGDRWRDTVVLVATEFGRTARVNGTDGTDHGTGTIALLAGGAVKGGRVISDWPGLKPANLYDGRDLKPTTDLRSVIKGALQGQFGLSDRVLAETVFPDSAAAKPMKGLVA